Genomic segment of Amphibacillus xylanus NBRC 15112:
AAGTCTCAGTAACTCTTGCAGATCAATATGATGTAGCTGTTGACTTTAGATTAGTGACTGCTGATCAATTTGCAACAACACTACATCATTTTACAGGCTCGAAAGACCATAATGTTGCCATGCGTCAAAGAGCTAAAGAACAAGGTGAGAAAATTAGTGAGTATGGTGTTGCGGATTTATCAACTGGAAAAGTCACGACATTTGAATCGGAAGCAGACTTTTTCAAGCATTTTGGTTTAAATTATATTCCACCTGAATTACGAGAGGCTAAAGGGGAACTAGAAGCATTTACTGAGGAAGTCTCATTAGTTTCTGAAGACCAAATTCGTGGTGATTTACACATGCATACGACTTGGAGTGATGGCGCTCACTCCGTTGAGGAAATGATTAAATTTTGCCTTGATAAAGGCTATCAATATATGGCGATTACCGACCACTCAAAATTTTTACGTGTCGCAAATGGATTAAATGAGGACCGATTACGTAAACAACGAGAGGAAATCGAACGTTTACGAGCGCTATATCCTGACATTACCATATTAGCCGGTGTCGAAATGGATGTCTTGCCAAATGGTGAGCTTGATTTTGATGACCAATTTTTACAAGAGCTCGATTTTGTAATTGGCGCGATTCACTCAAGCTTTAATCAATCTGAAGCAGAAATTATGAAACGACTAAAAGCAGCGATGGATAACCCTTATGTAAAAATGATTGCCCATCCATCAGGGAGATTAATTGGTACACGTGAGGGATATGCTGTCAATCTTGATGAATTAATTGATTATGCGAAAAAGACTCATACAATGTTAGAATTAAATGCAAACCCGAAACGTTTTGATTTATCAGCAGAATGGGTGAATAAAGCACAAGAAAAAGGTGTGCCGATTGCAATTAATACAGATGCACATAATAAGAAAACATTAAACTATATGACAGAAGGCATCAAGGTAGCTAGACGTGGTTGGCTAAAGCCTGAAACAGTTGTGAACACGTGGTCTATTGATGAACTTCAGAACTTTTTTAACAAAAAAGAAAACTAGGTGATAAGATGAATAAACGGATTTATCAAATATTAGATTTTGATAAGGTGATAGAGCAATTAGTTGAACACGCGGCAACTTCACTCGGAAAAGAGCGTGCACGTCAACTAAAACCTGAGACAGAGCTAACAAAAGTTGAACTGCTCCAATCAGAGACAGATCAAGCAGGTCAAGTAATTAGACTTTATGGTGACGTACCATTTGGTGGGATTACTGATATTAAACCAAGCCTAAAACGGGTTGAAATTGGCGGCGTTTTGAATGCCCAAGAATGTTTGCAAATAGCTGAAACAATTTATGGGGGTAAACAATTAAGAAATTTTGTTGAAAATATTGATGAAGAAGAAGTCGCGATACCAATTATTCGCGAATTGGTTGGTCAAATTGAGCTTTTAAATCATCTTGAACGTGAAATTAAGAGTTGTATTGATGATAATGGACATGTTTTAGATGGCGCATCAAGTAAATTACGCCAAATCCGAATGAAAATTCGTACAAATGAAAGCAGAATCCGAGACCGACTCGATAGCTTAACAAAGTCAAAGAGTAAAATGCTCTCTGATGCAATTGTGACGATTCGAAACGACCGTTATGTCTTACCTGTTAAACAGGAATATCGAGGTGCATTTGGTGGGATTGTTCATGATCAATCTTCATCTGGACAAACACTATTTATCGAACCACAAGTAGTCGTTGAAATTAACAATCAGCTTTCAGAAGCAAGGGCTCAAGAAAAAGCTGAAATCGAACGGATTTTAAGACAATTATCTCAAGAAATTGGCACACATCATCCATATCTAACGCATAATGTTAAAATTTTAACGCAACTAGATTTTATTTTTGCCAGAGCAAAGCTAGGTCGTTCGATGAAAGCAGCAATGCCTAAAATGAACGATCAAGGAATAATAGATATTAAACAAGCACGCC
This window contains:
- the polX gene encoding DNA polymerase/3'-5' exonuclease PolX, which encodes MNPLNKKDLIQLLEEIALYLELKGENPFRISAYRKAAQALELDERSLSEIEDFSQIKGIGKGTQELINEFIESGQSSLLSELKAEVPSGLIPLLRLPGLGGKKLARLYQELNITDQASLLKACEAGEVSSLKGFGKKTEANILQAIKESGTRPERLPIDYMLSLARKIENYLETIKEIEKFSIAGSIRRMRETIKDLDFIIATDQPESVKASLLNMEAIKQVISQGDTKVSVTLADQYDVAVDFRLVTADQFATTLHHFTGSKDHNVAMRQRAKEQGEKISEYGVADLSTGKVTTFESEADFFKHFGLNYIPPELREAKGELEAFTEEVSLVSEDQIRGDLHMHTTWSDGAHSVEEMIKFCLDKGYQYMAITDHSKFLRVANGLNEDRLRKQREEIERLRALYPDITILAGVEMDVLPNGELDFDDQFLQELDFVIGAIHSSFNQSEAEIMKRLKAAMDNPYVKMIAHPSGRLIGTREGYAVNLDELIDYAKKTHTMLELNANPKRFDLSAEWVNKAQEKGVPIAINTDAHNKKTLNYMTEGIKVARRGWLKPETVVNTWSIDELQNFFNKKEN